One genomic window of Ammospiza nelsoni isolate bAmmNel1 chromosome 4, bAmmNel1.pri, whole genome shotgun sequence includes the following:
- the NFKB1 gene encoding nuclear factor NF-kappa-B p105 subunit isoform X2, protein MAAEDSYIMGVNDPQMFAVDQFMGMNALFNSTNYITADLPLRTADGPYLQIIEQPKQRGFRFRYVCEGPSHGGLPGASSEKNKKSYPQVKICNYVGPAKVIVQLVTNGKYVHLHAHSLVGKFCEDGVCTVLAGPKDMVVGFANLGILHVTKKKVFETLETRMIDACKKGYNPGLLVHPELSYLQAEGCEDRQLTEREREIIRQAAIQQTKEMDLSVVRLMFTAFLPDSNGSFTRKLDPVISDAIYDSKAPNASNLKIVRMDRTAGCVTGGEEIYLLCDKVQKDDIQIRFYEEDENGGMWEGFGDFSPTDVHRQFAIVFKTPKYRDVNITKPASVFVQLRRKSDLETSEPKPFLYYPEIKDKEEVQRKRQKLMPNFSDGYGGGSGTGGGGMYGGAGGGAGSGFSFPSYGYSAFGGMHFPGATKSNAGMKHGLSNCTAEQDRKSCDKQNDQWGMKCDVKMEAVESTECRTSAVHEKKEDSGFSCKTEVSEADCRWQDALFLEKALQLARRHCNTLFDYAVTGDVKMLLAAQRHLTAVQDDNGDNVLHLAIIHLHTELVKNLLEVMPRLNYNDIINMRNDLYQTPLHLAVITKQAKVVEDLLKAGADVSLLDRHGNSVLHLAATEGDDKILSLLLRHEKVSPMVNLPNAEGLSAIHMVVMANSMSCLKQLIAAGVNVNAQEQKSGRTALHLAVEQENIPLAGCLLLEGDADVDSTTYDGTTPLHIAAGRGSTKLAAVLKAAGANPHIENFEPLFDLDSVKDDDDDDEGIVPGTTPLDMAATSEVYDILNGKPYESAEVLEDLLTQGHLRELNENSKMQLYKLLELPDPTKNWSTLAQKLGLGILNNAFRLSPSPSKTLLDNYEVSGGTVQELIAALRQMDHTEAIEIIQEALSISHRPPPLEDSTAKSLPLSSPLTFANGETGELYNSRFQDPESVCDSGVETSFRKLSFTYSDSLSSKSSLTLGKMALGCGHQSSGQSNYIAD, encoded by the exons cagATGGACCGTATCTTCAAATCATAGAACAGCCAAAACAG AGGGGATTTCGTTTCCGATACGTGTGTGAAGGGCCTTCGCACGGTGGACTTCCTGGTGCTTCTagtgaaaagaacaaaaaatcaTACCCTCAGGTCAAA ATCTGCAATTATGTTGGACCTGCAAAAGTAATTGTCCAGTTAGTAACTAACGGGAAATATGTCCACTTGCACGCTCACAGCCTGGTGGGTAAATTCTGTGAAGATGGAGTGTGCACGGTTCTCGCAGGACCCAAGGACATGGTTGTGGG GTTTGCAAATCTTGGAATACTTCATGTCACGAAGAAGAAAGTGTTTGAAACTCTGGAAACACGCATGATAGATGCTTGCAAGAAGGGATACAACCCAGGACTCCTGGTGCATCCAGAACTCAGCTATCTTCAGGCAGAAGGCTGTGAAGACAGGCAGCTAACTG AACGGGAGAGAGAAATCATCCGCCAGGCAGCCATCCAGCAGACCAAGGAGATGGATCTCAGCGTGGTGCGGCTCATGTTCACGGCCTTCCTTCCCGACAGCAACGGCAGCTTCACGCGCAAGCTGGATCCCGTCATATCCGATGCAATATATGACAGCA AAGCTCCCAATGCCTCCAACCTAAAAATTGTAAGAATGGACAGAACAGCAGGGTGTGTGACAGGAGGGGAAGAGATTTACCTGCTCTGTGACAAAGTTCAGAAAG ATGATATTCAGATACGTTTCTATGAAGAGGATGAGAATGGTGGTATGTGGGAAGGCTTTGGAGATTTCTCTCCTACAGATGTACATAGACAG TTTGCTATTGTGTTCAAAACACCCAAATACCGAGATGTCAATATCACAAAGCCAGCATCTGTATTTGTACAACTGCGTAGGAAATCTGATCTAGAAACAAGCGAACCAAAGCCTTTTCTCTACTATCCAGAAATCAAAG ATAAAGAAGAAGTGCAAAGGAAACGGCAGAAGCTCATGCCCAACTTCTCCGATGGCTAtggtggtggcagtggcacTGGAGGTGGTGGCATGTATGGAGGGGCAGGTGGTGGTGCTGGCTCTG GGTTCAGTTTTCCTTCATATGGATACTCTGCTTTTGGAGGGATGCATTTCCCTGGCGCAACAAAGTCCAATGCTGGCATGAAACATG GTCTATCAAATTGCACAGCTGAACAAGACAGAAAGAGCTGTGATAAACAAAATGACCAATGGGGCATGAAATGTGATGTGAAGATGGAAGCTGTGGAGAGCACTGAGTGCAGAACATCTGCTGTTCATGAGAAAAAGGAGGATTCTGGTTTTTCCTGTAAGACTGAAGTGAGCGAAGCAGATTGCAGGTGGCAGG ATGCCCTGTTCCTGGAGAAGGCCCTGCAGCTTGCCAGGCGCCACTGCAACACTCTCTTCGATTACGCCGTAACCGGAGACGTGAAGATGCTGCTGGCGGCTCAGCGCCATCTCACCGCTGTCCAGGATGACAACGGGGACAA tgtCCTTCATTTAGCAATTATCCACCTTCACACTGAGCTGGTGAAAAACCTCTTGGAAGTGATGCCCCGTTTGAATTACAATGACATCATTAACATGAGAAATGACCTCTATCAG ACCCCCCTGCACCTGGCAGTAATCACAAAGCAGGCAAAGGTGGTGGAAGACTTGCTGAAGGCTGGAGCAGATGTCAGCCTTCTGGATCGCCATGGCAATTCTGTCTTACATTTAGCTGCTACTGAAGGAGATGACAAGATTTTGAGTCTGCTCCTCAGGCACGAGAAGGTATCTCCCATGGTCAATCTCCCCAATGCTGAAG gTCTCAGTGCAATTCACATGGTGGTGATGGCAAATAGCATGTCCTGCCTCAAACAGCTGATTGCTGCTGGAGTTAACGTCAATGCTCAGGAACAAAAATCTGGACGAACTGCATTGCATTTGGCTGTTGAACAAGAGAACATCCCCTTGGCAGGCTGCCTTTTGCTTGAG GGTGATGCAGATGTGGACAGCACTACATATGATGGGACAACTCCACTTCACATCGCAGCTGGAAGGGGCTCCACAAAATTGGCAGCAGTTCTCAAAGCAGCAG GTGCCAATCCTCACATTGAGAACTTTGAGCCATTGTTTGATCTAGACTCTGTgaaagatgatgatgatgatgatgaagggATTGTGCCTGGAACAACACCACTGGATATGGCAGCCACGTCTGAG GTGTATGACATATTAAATGGCAAACCCTACGAGTCAGCAGAGGTTTTGGAGGACTTACTCACACAAG GACATTTGAGAGAGCTGAATGAGAATTCCAAGATGCAGCTTTACAAACTATTGGAATTGCCTGATCCAACCAAAAACTGGTCCACCCTAGCACAAAAACTGGGTCTTGGCATACTTAATAATGCCTTCAGGTTGAGCCCTTCCCCATCGAAGACCCTGCTGGATAACTATGAG GTGTCTGGTGGTACAGTTCAAGAGCTGATCGCTGCTTTGAGACAGATGGATCACACAGAAGCCATAGAAATAATTCAGGAAGCACTGTCCATCTCACACAGACCGCCTCCCCTGGAGGACAGCACAGCAAAATCTCTTCCATTATCATCACCACTCACCTTTGCAAATGGAGAGACAG GTGAGCTCTACAATAGCAGATTCCAAGACCCTGAAAGTGTGTGTGACAGTGGTGTGGAGACCTCCTTCCGCAAGCTGAGCTTCACCTACTCAGACTCTCTGAGCAGCAAGTCCTCACTAACACTTGGCAAAATGGCCCTGGGCTGTGGACATCAAAGCTCAGGGCAAAGCAATTACATAGCTGACTAG
- the NFKB1 gene encoding nuclear factor NF-kappa-B p105 subunit isoform X1, producing the protein MAAEDSYIMGVNDPQMFAVDQFMGMNALFNSTNYITADLPLRTADGPYLQIIEQPKQRGFRFRYVCEGPSHGGLPGASSEKNKKSYPQVKICNYVGPAKVIVQLVTNGKYVHLHAHSLVGKFCEDGVCTVLAGPKDMVVGFANLGILHVTKKKVFETLETRMIDACKKGYNPGLLVHPELSYLQAEGCEDRQLTEREREIIRQAAIQQTKEMDLSVVRLMFTAFLPDSNGSFTRKLDPVISDAIYDSKAPNASNLKIVRMDRTAGCVTGGEEIYLLCDKVQKDDIQIRFYEEDENGGMWEGFGDFSPTDVHRQFAIVFKTPKYRDVNITKPASVFVQLRRKSDLETSEPKPFLYYPEIKDKEEVQRKRQKLMPNFSDGYGGGSGTGGGGMYGGAGGGAGSGFSFPSYGYSAFGGMHFPGATKSNAGMKHEGLSNCTAEQDRKSCDKQNDQWGMKCDVKMEAVESTECRTSAVHEKKEDSGFSCKTEVSEADCRWQDALFLEKALQLARRHCNTLFDYAVTGDVKMLLAAQRHLTAVQDDNGDNVLHLAIIHLHTELVKNLLEVMPRLNYNDIINMRNDLYQTPLHLAVITKQAKVVEDLLKAGADVSLLDRHGNSVLHLAATEGDDKILSLLLRHEKVSPMVNLPNAEGLSAIHMVVMANSMSCLKQLIAAGVNVNAQEQKSGRTALHLAVEQENIPLAGCLLLEGDADVDSTTYDGTTPLHIAAGRGSTKLAAVLKAAGANPHIENFEPLFDLDSVKDDDDDDEGIVPGTTPLDMAATSEVYDILNGKPYESAEVLEDLLTQGHLRELNENSKMQLYKLLELPDPTKNWSTLAQKLGLGILNNAFRLSPSPSKTLLDNYEVSGGTVQELIAALRQMDHTEAIEIIQEALSISHRPPPLEDSTAKSLPLSSPLTFANGETGELYNSRFQDPESVCDSGVETSFRKLSFTYSDSLSSKSSLTLGKMALGCGHQSSGQSNYIAD; encoded by the exons cagATGGACCGTATCTTCAAATCATAGAACAGCCAAAACAG AGGGGATTTCGTTTCCGATACGTGTGTGAAGGGCCTTCGCACGGTGGACTTCCTGGTGCTTCTagtgaaaagaacaaaaaatcaTACCCTCAGGTCAAA ATCTGCAATTATGTTGGACCTGCAAAAGTAATTGTCCAGTTAGTAACTAACGGGAAATATGTCCACTTGCACGCTCACAGCCTGGTGGGTAAATTCTGTGAAGATGGAGTGTGCACGGTTCTCGCAGGACCCAAGGACATGGTTGTGGG GTTTGCAAATCTTGGAATACTTCATGTCACGAAGAAGAAAGTGTTTGAAACTCTGGAAACACGCATGATAGATGCTTGCAAGAAGGGATACAACCCAGGACTCCTGGTGCATCCAGAACTCAGCTATCTTCAGGCAGAAGGCTGTGAAGACAGGCAGCTAACTG AACGGGAGAGAGAAATCATCCGCCAGGCAGCCATCCAGCAGACCAAGGAGATGGATCTCAGCGTGGTGCGGCTCATGTTCACGGCCTTCCTTCCCGACAGCAACGGCAGCTTCACGCGCAAGCTGGATCCCGTCATATCCGATGCAATATATGACAGCA AAGCTCCCAATGCCTCCAACCTAAAAATTGTAAGAATGGACAGAACAGCAGGGTGTGTGACAGGAGGGGAAGAGATTTACCTGCTCTGTGACAAAGTTCAGAAAG ATGATATTCAGATACGTTTCTATGAAGAGGATGAGAATGGTGGTATGTGGGAAGGCTTTGGAGATTTCTCTCCTACAGATGTACATAGACAG TTTGCTATTGTGTTCAAAACACCCAAATACCGAGATGTCAATATCACAAAGCCAGCATCTGTATTTGTACAACTGCGTAGGAAATCTGATCTAGAAACAAGCGAACCAAAGCCTTTTCTCTACTATCCAGAAATCAAAG ATAAAGAAGAAGTGCAAAGGAAACGGCAGAAGCTCATGCCCAACTTCTCCGATGGCTAtggtggtggcagtggcacTGGAGGTGGTGGCATGTATGGAGGGGCAGGTGGTGGTGCTGGCTCTG GGTTCAGTTTTCCTTCATATGGATACTCTGCTTTTGGAGGGATGCATTTCCCTGGCGCAACAAAGTCCAATGCTGGCATGAAACATG AAGGTCTATCAAATTGCACAGCTGAACAAGACAGAAAGAGCTGTGATAAACAAAATGACCAATGGGGCATGAAATGTGATGTGAAGATGGAAGCTGTGGAGAGCACTGAGTGCAGAACATCTGCTGTTCATGAGAAAAAGGAGGATTCTGGTTTTTCCTGTAAGACTGAAGTGAGCGAAGCAGATTGCAGGTGGCAGG ATGCCCTGTTCCTGGAGAAGGCCCTGCAGCTTGCCAGGCGCCACTGCAACACTCTCTTCGATTACGCCGTAACCGGAGACGTGAAGATGCTGCTGGCGGCTCAGCGCCATCTCACCGCTGTCCAGGATGACAACGGGGACAA tgtCCTTCATTTAGCAATTATCCACCTTCACACTGAGCTGGTGAAAAACCTCTTGGAAGTGATGCCCCGTTTGAATTACAATGACATCATTAACATGAGAAATGACCTCTATCAG ACCCCCCTGCACCTGGCAGTAATCACAAAGCAGGCAAAGGTGGTGGAAGACTTGCTGAAGGCTGGAGCAGATGTCAGCCTTCTGGATCGCCATGGCAATTCTGTCTTACATTTAGCTGCTACTGAAGGAGATGACAAGATTTTGAGTCTGCTCCTCAGGCACGAGAAGGTATCTCCCATGGTCAATCTCCCCAATGCTGAAG gTCTCAGTGCAATTCACATGGTGGTGATGGCAAATAGCATGTCCTGCCTCAAACAGCTGATTGCTGCTGGAGTTAACGTCAATGCTCAGGAACAAAAATCTGGACGAACTGCATTGCATTTGGCTGTTGAACAAGAGAACATCCCCTTGGCAGGCTGCCTTTTGCTTGAG GGTGATGCAGATGTGGACAGCACTACATATGATGGGACAACTCCACTTCACATCGCAGCTGGAAGGGGCTCCACAAAATTGGCAGCAGTTCTCAAAGCAGCAG GTGCCAATCCTCACATTGAGAACTTTGAGCCATTGTTTGATCTAGACTCTGTgaaagatgatgatgatgatgatgaagggATTGTGCCTGGAACAACACCACTGGATATGGCAGCCACGTCTGAG GTGTATGACATATTAAATGGCAAACCCTACGAGTCAGCAGAGGTTTTGGAGGACTTACTCACACAAG GACATTTGAGAGAGCTGAATGAGAATTCCAAGATGCAGCTTTACAAACTATTGGAATTGCCTGATCCAACCAAAAACTGGTCCACCCTAGCACAAAAACTGGGTCTTGGCATACTTAATAATGCCTTCAGGTTGAGCCCTTCCCCATCGAAGACCCTGCTGGATAACTATGAG GTGTCTGGTGGTACAGTTCAAGAGCTGATCGCTGCTTTGAGACAGATGGATCACACAGAAGCCATAGAAATAATTCAGGAAGCACTGTCCATCTCACACAGACCGCCTCCCCTGGAGGACAGCACAGCAAAATCTCTTCCATTATCATCACCACTCACCTTTGCAAATGGAGAGACAG GTGAGCTCTACAATAGCAGATTCCAAGACCCTGAAAGTGTGTGTGACAGTGGTGTGGAGACCTCCTTCCGCAAGCTGAGCTTCACCTACTCAGACTCTCTGAGCAGCAAGTCCTCACTAACACTTGGCAAAATGGCCCTGGGCTGTGGACATCAAAGCTCAGGGCAAAGCAATTACATAGCTGACTAG